The nucleotide window TACCACAGTTCGTTATGCCTCTGTAACACACTTACCGTTATTGGTTAGCGTACTGGTTTCAATCCTGGCAGTGGGTCCTCAACAAAAGAGAACAGTAACACAGGCGGAAGGCGATTCTGAATCTTACGGTATTGTTCCTTGCCGGGCGTCGTCGAAATCAACCGTGGGCGGGGTCAGCCGTTTTGCTGCTTCGCTCCGGCACACCACTACGATCGCAATCTAGAAATAGCCGTATATCCTTTGCTTTTCGCTGCTCGGAGCATGTGCAGTTCAGCGTGGTACAACTCGGCGCTTTCACCCTTGTACAGTTTTGCAGTAAAAGCTCGATCTTGATGTTGCGACGCTCGTGAAGGTACAGCTTGTGGAGACGGGAATGATAGAATTTTGCAATTAGCTCTTGTACATTTATTGTCTTAATGCTGGCCTCTTTctagagaaaaaaaacaaaaaataaataaaataagtcaaataaaaataaaaaacctCAACCTCTATCTGTACCATTTTGGTCAGTGACAAACAAGCTGATCTTAAAGGGGAGACGTCTCGGACTAATATAAATCCAGGCCGGCTTGGTTATGCCGCGAGGTCCGCCAACGTGCAGCCCCCTGGGAGCACTTGCACCGGAATGGGTGTGGTTTGTACGACACCAACCACTGCAGCTCTTGAATCTACGCCTGCTCCGGCTGTTGAACACCTGGGTTGCATATTGCTTACGATATATTCAACTCCCATAACGACCTGCGTAAGCAACTGTACCTCTACTCGAACGCGCCATCAAGTTCTTCGTGAGATTGGATAGATCTGACCTCGTTGTCAACAGTATCAATAGTACCGTGTGGTTGTTCTCTTAGCCCCGTATTTCTCAGCGCAATAGATACCAGGATGCTCTTTTGAGCTTTTATGTTATACTTCACGGCGAGTTACATAGTGTGCCACTCGATGCTTACTGTTCTCTCCACTCTTCGCTTATCCTTACTGGCATGGATAACAGTATCTTTTCACTAGTTCGCGATATCGCGCCTGGAACGCCGAACTCCATCATGGACAGAAAAGCCGGCTTACTTGCCAGCCCCTTTCtgccgaagatgatctgTCGAGTTTAGCAAGGTAACACCGACGCTGGTTGAGGGAGGCTGATAGGCTGTTCTTTGTTTGACAGGCTTAGCGGAACCAGGTCGAACAGGCTTAGCCCCAGTGTTTCTCTGGAAGCAAACATGCTTCGCTACGTATATAGTAGACACTACTGTGCAATGTAGTCCAGCATTGTCTCTTCAAGACCATCTGTCcctccgccatcttcctAACATCACATACCGGATGTGGCCGGGATCAGCCAAACATATTTACTGGGCAGTTCAATCCATCAAAGCCAACCGATATTCGCCATGAACAAAGAGACATCAGAATATCCACACCGACAGCTGCTCCCTAAAGTCTCCCTTGGGAAAGTAGGCCACTCCCACTCTCCCGTCCATGCTCCATCCAAGCGCAGATCATTCGCGTGCACAAATTGCCGGAGAAAACACATTAAGGTTAATTTCGTGAACTAAACTCACATTGATGAGACTAACTAATCATAGTGCACTGGTCCTCCATCCTGCGAAACATGTGTTCATTCTGGGCGAACTTGTGTATTCGAGCCCTCTAAAGAccgacgaagaaaagaagctctGCGACATGCTGAAAAGGCAACAGAAGGATACAGAAACGCCCTGGTGAAGGTGATTCAGACATTCAAAAGCGGTGCAGATCAGGATGTCCGTGATCTGGTGGATAGGATGAAACAATCTTCTTCGGTTGACGACAGTCTGGCAGAGCTGCAAGAGATGACCCACTGAGAGAAGTAAAATGCACGTTGACCACATGTATTTAACGTTTGTCGCTGGGAGATGTTCGGCGCCTTGGAGAGTCTTCTCCGAGCAGCTGACCAGACCCGTAGCGGGTATTGAATTCATTTTTCTCCGCCCGCGAGGGTGGCTCTTCTCCTATCCCGACTTGTCCACGGAAGTCCCGAGATAATTGCTGTAGCGAAGTGTCTGACATTTGGCCCAACCACTGCGCCGATTTCGAGCCAGTGATGATATGCTTGGCGGAAATCAGATCTCCAATGGTAGATACCACGAGCTGATGTGACTCATCTGAAGATGTCACGTCCTCAAAGATATTTGTGCGGGCTCTGTGTGCCAAGTCGGAGGCCTCTGAACAGACATTAAGACATTGGATAAtgctttccctctcctccttgatgAGATTCAAGTTTGTGGGATCCTTATACATTATGCCCTGTTCCGACATTTGTCTCAGTCGGTTTGTCAGTTCCATCAAACGCGCCTGGAGTGCCTCCGAGTTTGATGAGACTCTTGCGCCAAAGTCAGTGAGCATAGCGCTGGTCAGGCTCTGGGATTGACCGGATATATCATCATTGCCAGAACCAAACTGTATAGATATATTCTCACCCTTAGAATGGAATTGCGGAAGCTGTTGCTGGAAGTGTGCAATGACTTGCGCAACATGAGTACATATTGTCAGGCATTGCTCAgtgctttccttctcctcccttatGTCTTGTAAGTGAAAAGTATCAGACCTTTGAACAGGACCCCCGTGCTGATCGAGCGATTGCAACCTTTCCTCAATGTTTTGTAGATGCTCCTGAAGGTCAGACGTTGCTTCCTCGATCATGGTCTTATACTGGTCGATGACAGCGCTGGCAACAGTGGCTTGACGACTGAGTATAATGAGTCAGTGTCTCATAGGCATTGTAGGACCCATATATCTTACAATGTGGCGCCCCCGAGAGCGATAGAGATAGTTGCTTTATAACCAGCAAGCGTTGTTTTCAGATCAACAATATTCCCACCCATGTACTGTAATTTAGCCCAGTCACGAAAGCTTGTGCGTTGGCCGTTAGAATGGGCTACACATTTGCGAATAATCTCTCTGAACTCGCTGCATATTTTCCCACATCGCAGAAGAGGTAACTTCAAGCTGGCCAGCTCGGCTTCATTGTCCATTACTGCCGAGATTAAGGTGCCGAGGACCTGTGTCAAAGATTCCAATTCATACCGTAGCTCACGAACTGTTCGCTGCGTGTTTTTGAAGCCCTCGACTAGAGCATAGAGCGATTTGCTCGCTTCAAAGGCGAAAGTCGCAAGCGCGATCAAGCTGGAGGCCACGGAGAGAGCATCCGCCATATTGATTCGTTCGGCCTGGAAGAGGGGATTGGAACTGACAGGTAAGACGTCAAAGAGATAAATATGTCAGAGGTTCAACCATATGTCTTGGAAGGTGTGGTTCAATCTGG belongs to Aspergillus luchuensis IFO 4308 DNA, chromosome 3, nearly complete sequence and includes:
- a CDS encoding uncharacterized protein (COG:S;~EggNog:ENOG410PNUZ;~InterPro:IPR031348;~PFAM:PF17111); translated protein: MADALSVASSLIALATFAFEASKSLYALVEGFKNTQRTVRELRYELESLTQVLGTLISAVMDNEAELASLKLPLLRCGKICSEFREIIRKCVAHSNGQRTSFRDWAKLQYMGGNIVDLKTTLAGYKATISIALGGATFRQATVASAVIDQYKTMIEEATSDLQEHLQNIEERLQSLDQHGGPVQRSDTFHLQDIREEKESTEQCLTICTHVAQVIAHFQQQLPQFHSKGENISIQFGSGNDDISGQSQSLTSAMLTDFGARVSSNSEALQARLMELTNRLRQMSEQGIMYKDPTNLNLIKEERESIIQCLNVCSEASDLAHRARTNIFEDVTSSDESHQLVVSTIGDLISAKHIITGSKSAQWLGQMSDTSLQQLSRDFRGQVGIGEEPPSRAEKNEFNTRYGSGQLLGEDSPRRRTSPSDKR